In Apium graveolens cultivar Ventura chromosome 10, ASM990537v1, whole genome shotgun sequence, the following are encoded in one genomic region:
- the LOC141692264 gene encoding putative LRR receptor-like serine/threonine-protein kinase At1g56140 isoform X2, whose product MTTAFINMHKLVIFIFIFIFSFSSFGVIAQSQTNLTVDPEEGRLLNSLFRKWRISASNNWNISGELCSGAAIDSTTLDGTGAFNPGIKCDCTSTPCHITQLKVYALDVTGVIPDELWNLTSLVNLNLAQNYLTGPLSASIGNLVSMQYLSLGINSLSGELPKELGKLTDLRSLSFSSNNFSGPLPSELGSLTKLTQIYFDSSGLSGPIPSTFAGLQELATVWASDNALTGKIPDFIGNWSKLSVLRLQGNSFEGPIPMTLSSLTSLTELRISDVSNGSSTLEFIKEMKSLTILVLRNNNMSGSIPSEIGEHQKLNQLDLSFNKFSGRIPNSLFNLSSLSFLFLGNNTLSGTLPSQKSPSLQNIDLSYNDLSGTFPSWISQSNIQINLAVNNFTIEGSNSRVLPAGLNCLQRGFPCNRDSPRYYNFSIKCGGPQITSSDRIVYERDNETLGPATYFVNTANRWAVSNAGLHAGTNNPQYIYASSSQFKNTLDSELFQTTRISAGSLRYYGLGLENGNYSVKLQFAEIAILDPPTWKSLGKRIFDIYIQGNLIWKDFDIRKEAGSSFSALSKDVKVHVSENYLEIHLFWAGKGTCCIPDQGTYGPSISAISATPDFKTTVSNDPPVNSSKKKNNTGLIAGIVVPVVLLGFLAVFFVFFFIRRKKKQNTFEDEEFLGLDARPFTFSYAELKAGTDDFSPINKLGEGGFGPVYKGTLSDGRVVAVKQLSVASHQGKSQFVAEIATISAVQHRNLVKLYGCCIEGDKRMLVYEYLENNSLDQALFGNGTLFLDWPTRFEICLGVARGLTYLHEESRVRIVHRDVKASNILLDSELVPKISDFGLAKLYDDKKTHISTRVAGTVGYLAPEYAMRGHLTEKADVFGFGVVALEVVSGRLNSDSNLEDDKVYLLEWFTSF is encoded by the exons ATGACAACTGCATTTATCAATATGCATAAGCTtgtcatcttcatcttcatcttcatcttctcctTTTCGAGTTTTGGCGTGATAGCTCAATCACAGACCAATCTCACCGTCGATCCTGAAGAAG GGAGATTATTAAATTCATTATTTCGCAAATGGAGAATATCAGCATCAAATAATTGGAATATTAGCGGAGAATTATGTAGTGGAGCTGCTATTGATTCAACCACTTTGGATGGTACCGGAGCTTTTAACCCTGGCATCAAATGTGACTGCACCTCTACTCCTTGCCACATTACTCAGCT GAAGGTTTATGCATTGGATGTTACAGGTGTCATCCCTGACGAGCTATGGAATTTGACTTCCCTCGTCAATTT AAATTTGGCCCAAAATTACTTGACTGGTCCTCTGTCTGCATCAATTGGAAACTTAGTTAGCATGCAGTACTT GAGTTTGGGCATTAATTCGCTATCAGGGGAACTTCCAAAGGAACTTGGAaagcttactgatttgagatcATT ATCTTTTAGCTCAAATAATTTCAGTGGCCCTTTGCCATCAGAGCTGGGGAGTTTGACGAAGTTGACCCAAAT TTACTTTGATAGTTCTGGATTGAGCGGTCCCATACCTTCAACCTTTGCTGGTCTACAAGAACTGGCTACTGT GTGGGCTTCTGATAACGCTCTCACAGGCAAAATACCCGACTTCATTGGAAACTGGTCAAAGCTTAGTGTCCT GAGGTTACAAGGGAACTCTTTTGAAGGTCCCATACCGATGACGCTTTCCAGTTTGACATCACTGACAGAGTT GAGAATAAGTGATGTGTCTAATGGGAGCTCTACATTGGAATTCATTAAGGAAATGAAGTCTCTGACTATCTT AGTTTTGCGGAATAACAATATGTCTGGTTCTATCCCTTCTGAAATTGGTGAACATCAAAAGTTGAATCAATT AGATTTGAGCTTCAACAAGTTCAGTGGAAGGATTCCAAACTCACTATTCAATCTGAGTTCACTTTCATTCTT GTTTCTTGGAAACAATACCTTATCTGGGACACTACCTTCGCAAAAGAGTCCATCTCTTCAGAATAT AGATTTATCATACAATGACCTTTCTGGGACATTTCCCTCGTGGATCAGCCAATCAAACATACAAAT TAACTTAGCTGTCAACAACTTCACAATTGAAGGATCAAATAGCAG AGTTCTCCCTGCAGGATTGAACTGTTTGCAGAGGGGTTTTCCTTGCAATCGTGATTCTCCAAGAT ATTATAACTTCTCGATTAAGTGTGGTGGTCCGCAAATTACGTCTTCAGACAGGATTGTGTATGAGAGAGACAATGAGACCCTTGGTCCTGCCACATATTTTGTTAACACCGCGAACAGGTGGGCTGTCAGCAATGCGGGCTTGCATGCTGGGACTAATAATCCACAATATATATACGCATCTTCATCTCAATTTAAAAATACCTTGGACTCAGAGCTGTTCCAGACTACACGAATTTCTGCTGGGTCTTTGCGGTATTATGGCTTGGGACTTGAGAATGGCAACTACAGTGTGAAACTTCAGTTTGCAGAGATAGCTATCCTAGATCCTCCTACTTGGAAGAGTCTTGGAAAGCGGATTTTTGATATATACATCCAG GGAAATTTAATCTGGAAAGATTTTGATATACGCAAGGAAGCCGGGTCTTCGTTCAGTGCACTTTCAAAGGATGTTAAAGTACACGTTTCCGAAAACTACCTTGAAATTCATTTATTTTGGGCTGGAAAAGGAACGTGTTGTATACCAGATCAAGGTACATATGGGCCTTCTATCTCAGCAATCAGTGCTACTCCAG ATTTTAAAACTACTGTTAGCAATGATCCTCCTGTCAATTCTTCCAAAAAAAAGAACAACACTGGTTTGATTGCGGGGATAGTCGTTCCTGTTGTTCTTCTAGGCTTTCTGGCtgtattttttgtgtttttcttcATTCGAAGAAAAAAAAAGCAAAATACTTTTGAAGATGAAG AGTTTCTGGGGCTGGATGCCAGACCATTTACTTTTAGTTATGCTGAACTGAAAGCTGGAACAGATGACTTTAGTCCCATTAATAAGCTCGGGGAGGGGGGATTCGGGCCTGTTTACAAG GGTACTCTTAGTGATGGTAGAGTTGTTGCTGTTAAACAACTTTCTGTAGCATCCCACCAAGGAAAGAGTCAATTTGTGGCAGAGATTGCAACTATATCTGCTGTGCAGCACCGTAACCTTGTGAAATTATATGGATGCTGCATCGAGGGAGATAAGAGGATGCTGGTCTACGAGTATCTTGAAAACAACAGTCTTGATCAAGCATTATTTG GGAACGGAACTTTGTTTCTTGACTGGCCAACTCGTTTTGAAATATGCCTTGGAGTGGCACGTGGTCTAACATATCTTCACGAGGAATCACGAGTACGAATTGTACACAGAGATGTGAAAGCAAGCAATATTTTACTTGATTCCGAACTTGTACCTAAAATTTCGGACTTTGGCTTGGCCAAACTTTACGATGATAAGAAGACTCACATAAGTACTCGTGTAGCAGGAACAGT tggatatcttgctccagAATATGCCATGCGTGGACATCTTACTGAAAAAGCTGATGTGTTTGGATTTGGCGTAGTAGCTCTTGAAGTTGTTAGTGGGAGGTTAAATTCTGACTCAAACTTGGAAGATGATAAAGTCTATCTTCTTGAATGG
- the LOC141692267 gene encoding NEDD8-specific protease 1-like translates to MESNYRDIVLTDLEVDTLKGPCYLSDQIIAFYFAYLSGSFNTKKTDTLLVPPFISLLIANSEDTTCVEDYVKSWEMSSERLVLFVVNDIIEDCSGGDGGNHWSILVYDRTKNLFLHFDSMMGVNNFSALKLYDALKEFMGPGGESLSPHASSKKQRKKKKNVPYVKRGSKATQPPAIGESEATAVAGLPMFTECETAPQQQNGYDCGLYVLAIARAICQWSSQEHNRTDMISTIEKNVDYSVEMKMRSEVLEIIQEISADN, encoded by the coding sequence ATGGAATCCAATTACAGAGATATTGTTTTAACAGATTTAGAAGTTGACACTCTAAAAGGACCTTGCTATCTCAGTGACCAGATCATTGCATTCTACTTCGCTTACTTGTCTGGTTCCTTCAACACCAAAAAAACTGATACACTGTTAGTACCGCCTTTCATATCTCTATTGATTGCTAACAGTGAGGATACCACTTGTGTTGAAGACTATGTTAAGTCTTGGGAGATGTCGAGCGAGAGGCTTGTCCTTTTTGTCGTAAATGACATTATTGAGGATTGTAGCGGGGGAGACGGTGGAAATCATTGGAGCATCCTTGTGTATGATAGGACgaaaaatctatttcttcattttgATAGCATGATGGGAGTAAATAATTTTTCTGCCTTGAAGCTTTACGATGCTCTCAAGGAATTCATGGGGCCAGGTGGTGAATCTTTAAGCCCACATGCTTCATCGAAGAAACAGaggaaaaagaagaaaaatgtGCCATATGTTAAAAGAGGGTCAAAAGCCACCCAGCCACCTGCAATCGGAGAATCAGAAGCCACTGCAGTTGCTGGTTTGCCCATGTTTACTGAATGCGAGACGGCGCCTCAACAACAAAATGGATATGATTGTGGTCTGTATGTGCTAGCTATTGCTAGGGCTATCTGTCAGTGGTCCTCCCAGGAACATAACAGGACTGACATGATTTCAACAATAGAGAAAAACGTTGATTATTCAGTGGAGATGAAAATGCGAAGTGAGGTGTTGGAGATCATACAAGAGATATCAGCGGATAATTGA